A single Methanolobus sp. ZRKC5 DNA region contains:
- a CDS encoding 3-isopropylmalate dehydratase produces MLDNIIKGKAWTFGSDIDTDVIIPGKYLRTTDMQVFADHAMEGIDPEFSKKVEKGDVIVADDNFGCGSSREQAALALKYAGVACVVARSFGRIFFRNAINVGLPLMEADVQCSEGDEVEIDLLQGTVKVNGKVFHGNKLPDFLLEMLTNGGLVAQRKETKNSQ; encoded by the coding sequence ATATTGGACAATATAATCAAGGGAAAAGCATGGACATTCGGCAGTGATATCGATACCGATGTCATAATTCCCGGAAAATACCTGCGCACAACAGACATGCAGGTCTTTGCAGATCATGCTATGGAAGGAATAGACCCCGAGTTCTCAAAAAAGGTTGAAAAAGGAGACGTAATTGTTGCAGATGACAATTTTGGCTGTGGCTCGTCCAGAGAACAGGCAGCATTAGCCCTGAAATATGCAGGTGTTGCATGTGTAGTGGCAAGGTCTTTTGGGAGAATATTCTTCAGGAACGCCATCAATGTAGGACTGCCACTCATGGAAGCAGATGTACAGTGCAGTGAAGGAGATGAAGTTGAAATTGATCTGCTTCAGGGAACTGTTAAAGTAAATGGCAAAGTATTTCATGGAAACAAACTTCCGGACTTCCTTCTTGAAATGCTGACAAATGGCGGGCTTGTAGCCCAGCGTAAAGAAACGAAGAACTCACAGTAA